In Pseudoalteromonas sp. MM1, a single window of DNA contains:
- the murJ gene encoding murein biosynthesis integral membrane protein MurJ: MTMISRILGLVRDAVVANLLGASAAADVFLFANRIPNFLRRLFAEGAFAQAFVPVLSEIKEHHGDDKVKLFVAQAAGTLGTILLCVTIFGVIASPVIAALFGTGWFIDWWHGGPNAEKFVLASSLLKLTFPYLLFVSLVALSGAVMNVYNRFAVAAFTPVLLNVSIITCAILLHDQFSVGAYALAIGVFVGGVVQLLFQLPFLYRAKMLARPRWAWQDDNVKKVRKLMLPALFGVSISQINLLLDTMIASLLMTGSIAWLYYSDRLIEFPLGLFGIGIATVILPALSKLHSSKKLSDFQDTLDWGVRFVIFLGIPAMVGLMIISPLIITVLFDHGAFKDADVDHVKAVSLGVVAYSVGLVSFMLIKVLAPGFYSRQDTKTPVRIGIITLVLNMVFNIMLAPFIGYLGLALATSMSASCNAFLLYRQLKKENVYQFSAMSLRFTIKCIVASLVMGALTWYISSRYYWATWHFSEQVMLLIVLLVIAAISYFAVLFLLGVRLNTIKSVATTESN, encoded by the coding sequence ATGACAATGATATCGCGTATTTTAGGGTTAGTACGAGATGCCGTCGTTGCAAACTTATTAGGCGCAAGTGCTGCTGCCGATGTTTTTTTATTTGCTAACCGTATTCCCAATTTTTTACGCCGACTATTTGCAGAGGGGGCCTTCGCTCAGGCATTTGTACCTGTACTTAGCGAAATTAAAGAGCACCATGGCGATGATAAGGTTAAGCTATTTGTAGCACAGGCTGCCGGCACGCTGGGCACAATTTTACTTTGTGTGACTATTTTTGGCGTTATTGCCTCGCCTGTTATTGCCGCGTTATTTGGTACTGGCTGGTTTATAGATTGGTGGCATGGCGGCCCAAATGCAGAAAAGTTTGTACTGGCAAGCTCGTTATTAAAGTTAACTTTTCCGTATTTGCTATTTGTTAGTTTGGTGGCACTTAGTGGTGCGGTAATGAATGTGTATAACCGTTTCGCAGTGGCTGCTTTTACGCCCGTATTACTTAATGTTTCAATTATTACTTGCGCTATTTTATTGCATGACCAATTTAGCGTAGGGGCGTATGCGTTAGCCATTGGTGTATTTGTGGGCGGTGTAGTGCAATTGTTGTTTCAGTTACCATTTTTATACCGAGCAAAAATGTTGGCACGTCCTCGCTGGGCGTGGCAAGACGACAACGTTAAAAAAGTGCGTAAGCTTATGCTACCGGCATTATTTGGTGTTTCAATAAGCCAAATTAACCTCCTGCTCGATACCATGATTGCCTCGCTATTAATGACGGGCTCTATCGCATGGCTTTATTATTCAGATAGGTTAATTGAGTTTCCACTAGGTTTATTTGGAATTGGTATTGCCACTGTTATTTTACCCGCACTTTCTAAATTACATAGCAGTAAAAAGCTCAGTGATTTTCAAGATACGTTAGATTGGGGTGTGCGTTTTGTCATTTTTTTAGGCATACCCGCCATGGTCGGCTTAATGATTATAAGCCCGCTTATCATTACTGTACTGTTTGACCACGGTGCATTTAAAGACGCTGATGTTGATCATGTCAAAGCGGTAAGCTTAGGGGTAGTTGCCTACTCGGTAGGGTTAGTTAGCTTTATGCTTATTAAAGTATTAGCGCCGGGTTTTTACTCGCGCCAAGATACCAAAACACCTGTGCGCATTGGTATTATTACGCTGGTGCTTAATATGGTATTTAATATCATGTTAGCCCCGTTTATAGGATATTTAGGGCTTGCTTTAGCAACGTCTATGTCGGCCAGCTGCAACGCTTTTTTACTTTACAGGCAACTTAAAAAAGAAAATGTGTATCAGTTTTCTGCTATGAGCCTACGCTTTACCATAAAATGCATAGTGGCAAGCTTGGTAATGGGCGCGCTAACTTGGTACATCAGCAGCCGTTATTATTGGGCTACATGGCATTTTTCTGAGCAAGTAATGTTGTTAATTGTATTGCTAGTAATTGCTGCAATAAGTTACTTTGCGGTGCTGTTTTTACTCGGTGTAAGACTAAATACGATAAAAAGTGTAGCAACTACTGAATCAAATTAA
- the ribF gene encoding bifunctional riboflavin kinase/FAD synthetase: MELIRGIHNIRAQHYGCVLTIGNFDGVHLGHSEVLKGLLADAKAHSLPSTVMLFEPQPQEFFAKNNAPARLTRLRDKLKLLSNLGIERVICISFNQQFANMHAEQFVSDILIKKLGVKALTVGDDFKFGKQRQGNFNLLRSMGKQAGMDVKSTASFRQLNARVSSTLIREALAAGDLENAKLMLGHNYAISGRVIHGWKRGRELGFRTANIALKRQVCPVNGVFAVKANIAGKQVYGVANIGNKPTFNGTRALLEVHLFDFAHDIYGQFMHVELIKKLRNEKKFETLTQLTAQIATDVAAAKQCFGLN, encoded by the coding sequence ATGGAGTTAATTAGAGGTATACACAATATTCGAGCGCAACATTATGGTTGTGTGTTGACTATTGGTAATTTTGACGGTGTGCATTTAGGCCATAGCGAAGTGTTAAAAGGGCTGTTAGCTGATGCTAAAGCACATAGCTTACCCAGCACTGTAATGTTGTTTGAGCCGCAGCCGCAAGAGTTTTTTGCTAAAAACAATGCGCCAGCAAGGCTTACTCGGTTACGCGATAAACTTAAGTTACTGAGCAACTTAGGTATTGAACGAGTTATTTGTATTAGCTTTAACCAACAATTTGCCAATATGCACGCTGAGCAATTTGTTAGCGATATTTTAATTAAAAAGCTAGGCGTTAAAGCACTCACAGTAGGTGATGATTTTAAATTTGGTAAACAGCGCCAAGGGAATTTTAATTTACTGCGCAGTATGGGCAAACAAGCGGGCATGGATGTAAAAAGCACCGCGAGTTTTCGCCAATTAAATGCTAGAGTAAGCAGCACACTAATACGTGAAGCATTAGCCGCAGGCGACTTAGAAAATGCAAAGTTAATGCTTGGGCATAATTATGCGATTTCAGGGCGTGTAATACATGGTTGGAAAAGAGGGCGAGAGCTTGGTTTTCGAACTGCAAATATAGCGCTTAAACGCCAAGTTTGCCCTGTAAATGGGGTGTTTGCAGTAAAAGCAAATATTGCCGGAAAACAGGTTTATGGGGTAGCCAATATTGGTAATAAACCCACTTTTAATGGAACGCGTGCTTTGTTAGAAGTTCATCTTTTTGACTTTGCACACGATATATATGGACAGTTTATGCATGTGGAGTTAATAAAAAAACTTCGCAATGAGAAAAAATTCGAGACATTAACACAGTTAACGGCACAAATAGCAACCGACGTTGCCGCCGCAAAACAGTGTTTTGGTTTAAATTAG
- the ileS gene encoding isoleucine--tRNA ligase produces MSDYKHTLNLPETQFPMRGNLAQREPKMLKAWYEDDLYGQIRSAKKGKKTFILHDGPPYANGDIHLGHSVNKILKDIIVKSKTLSDFDAPYVPGWDCHGLPIELMVEKKVGKPGVKVTASEFREKCRAYAKKQVEGQKVDFKRLGVFGDWDKPYLTMNYDFEANAIRVLGRIIKNGHLHKGAKPVHWCTDCGSALAEAEVEYQDKQSPAIDVRFTFADQDAVVNAFDLADGHEGQGSVGTVIWTTTPWTLPANRAVAVHADLEYALVQVDDEGSQQRLILGSELVKDAMDRYGFNHFHVLGYVKGAALENLQVAHPFYDFDVPVIVADHVTTDSGTGVVHTAPGHGQEDFAAGLNYNLEVANPVGANGVYLPDTELFAGQHVFKANASVIDVLTERGALMHHHALTHSYPHCWRHKTPIIFRATPQWFVSMDQANLRQDSLSEIKNTQWLPEWGESRIANMVEGRPDWCISRQRTWGVPIALFVDKDTGALHPNTQALIEQAAELVEKSGIQAWYDLEPATLLGEEDAKQYMKVQDTLDVWFDSGVTHACVVDAREELVGPADLYLEGSDQHRGWFMSSMMTSVAINGHAPYKQVLTHGFTVDENGRKMSKSLGNVISPQNVMNKLGADILRLWVASTDYTAEMTVSDEIFKRSADRYRRIRNTSRYLLANLSGFDPKTDQVAVDDMVELDKWIVGRAAQLQEEILAAYDSYQMLLVTQKLMNFCTGELGSFYLDVIKDRQYTAKSDSHARRSCQTALYHIAEAMTRWMAPIMSFTAQEIWEALPGERSDYVFTSVWYDGLHAPTNSQFSNDDWQAILNVRDEVNRVLEAARKEEVIGATLQASVNLYAEKALADKLAALGDELRFVLLTSAVNVSAVDSQPSDTQTTEIEGLYISVAATDATKCERCWHYSDDVGSEPAHPEICGRCVSNVDGEGEKRQFA; encoded by the coding sequence ATGAGCGACTACAAACATACTTTGAATTTACCGGAAACGCAGTTTCCAATGCGTGGCAATTTGGCACAACGTGAACCAAAAATGCTTAAAGCATGGTATGAAGACGACCTGTACGGTCAAATTCGCAGCGCTAAAAAAGGTAAAAAAACCTTTATTTTGCATGACGGCCCTCCGTATGCAAACGGCGATATCCATTTAGGCCACTCAGTAAATAAAATTTTAAAAGACATTATTGTTAAGTCTAAAACTTTATCTGACTTTGATGCACCTTATGTACCTGGTTGGGACTGTCATGGTTTGCCAATTGAGTTAATGGTTGAGAAAAAAGTAGGCAAGCCAGGCGTTAAAGTAACCGCGAGCGAGTTTCGTGAAAAATGCCGTGCTTACGCTAAAAAGCAAGTTGAAGGTCAAAAAGTAGACTTTAAACGTTTAGGTGTGTTTGGCGATTGGGACAAACCTTACTTAACAATGAACTATGACTTTGAAGCAAACGCTATTCGCGTGCTTGGTCGTATTATTAAAAATGGCCACCTTCATAAAGGTGCTAAGCCTGTGCATTGGTGTACAGACTGTGGTTCTGCATTAGCAGAAGCTGAAGTAGAATACCAAGATAAGCAATCACCAGCGATTGACGTACGTTTTACATTTGCCGATCAAGATGCGGTTGTTAATGCCTTTGATTTAGCCGATGGTCATGAAGGGCAAGGCAGTGTAGGTACTGTTATTTGGACTACAACACCGTGGACCTTACCCGCTAACCGTGCCGTAGCTGTGCATGCAGATTTAGAGTACGCCTTAGTACAAGTAGATGATGAAGGCTCACAGCAACGTTTAATTTTAGGCTCAGAGCTTGTTAAAGATGCAATGGACCGTTATGGCTTTAATCATTTCCACGTACTAGGTTATGTTAAAGGTGCAGCACTTGAAAACTTACAGGTTGCTCACCCATTTTACGATTTTGATGTACCGGTAATTGTAGCAGACCACGTTACTACTGACTCAGGTACGGGTGTGGTACATACCGCGCCAGGCCATGGTCAAGAAGATTTCGCGGCAGGCTTAAATTACAACCTTGAAGTAGCAAACCCTGTAGGTGCTAATGGTGTTTATTTACCAGACACAGAGTTATTTGCTGGTCAGCATGTATTTAAAGCAAATGCCAGTGTAATTGACGTACTAACAGAGCGCGGTGCTTTAATGCATCATCATGCGCTTACGCATAGCTACCCGCATTGTTGGCGCCACAAAACGCCTATTATTTTCCGTGCTACACCGCAGTGGTTTGTAAGCATGGATCAGGCTAACTTACGTCAAGACTCGTTAAGCGAAATTAAAAACACGCAATGGTTGCCAGAGTGGGGCGAAAGCCGCATTGCAAACATGGTTGAAGGTCGCCCAGATTGGTGTATTTCACGCCAACGTACTTGGGGTGTGCCAATTGCTTTATTTGTTGATAAAGACACCGGTGCTTTACACCCAAATACGCAAGCGCTTATTGAGCAAGCTGCAGAACTAGTAGAAAAATCAGGCATTCAAGCTTGGTATGACCTAGAGCCAGCAACCTTGTTAGGCGAAGAAGATGCCAAGCAATACATGAAAGTACAAGATACGTTAGATGTATGGTTTGATTCGGGCGTAACACATGCATGTGTTGTTGATGCACGTGAAGAGTTAGTTGGCCCAGCCGATTTATACCTAGAGGGTTCTGATCAGCACCGTGGTTGGTTTATGTCATCAATGATGACCTCAGTTGCGATTAACGGTCACGCACCTTACAAGCAGGTACTAACGCATGGCTTTACCGTAGATGAAAACGGCCGCAAAATGTCAAAGTCGTTAGGCAACGTTATTTCACCACAAAACGTGATGAATAAACTTGGCGCTGACATTTTACGTTTATGGGTAGCCTCTACCGATTACACCGCCGAAATGACGGTATCGGATGAAATATTTAAACGCTCTGCAGACCGCTACCGCCGTATTCGTAACACCAGCCGTTACTTATTAGCTAACCTAAGTGGTTTTGATCCAAAAACAGATCAAGTTGCTGTTGATGATATGGTTGAGCTGGATAAGTGGATTGTTGGCCGTGCAGCCCAATTACAAGAAGAAATTTTAGCAGCCTACGATAGCTACCAAATGCTATTAGTTACGCAAAAGCTAATGAACTTCTGTACAGGTGAGCTTGGTTCGTTCTACTTAGATGTAATTAAAGACCGTCAGTACACAGCGAAAAGCGACAGTCATGCACGTCGTTCTTGTCAAACTGCGCTTTACCATATTGCTGAAGCAATGACGCGTTGGATGGCACCAATTATGAGCTTTACAGCGCAAGAAATCTGGGAAGCATTACCGGGTGAGCGTAGCGACTACGTATTTACATCAGTATGGTACGACGGTCTACACGCACCGACAAACAGCCAATTTAGCAACGATGACTGGCAAGCGATTCTAAATGTACGTGACGAAGTAAACCGCGTACTAGAAGCAGCCCGTAAAGAAGAAGTTATTGGCGCAACGCTGCAAGCGAGCGTTAACTTATACGCCGAAAAAGCACTGGCTGATAAGTTAGCAGCATTAGGTGATGAGCTACGTTTTGTATTACTAACGTCTGCGGTGAATGTATCTGCAGTAGATAGCCAGCCAAGTGATACGCAAACAACCGAAATTGAAGGTTTATACATTAGCGTAGCAGCCACAGATGCAACTAAATGTGAGCGTTGTTGGCATTACAGTGATGATGTAGGTTCAGAACCTGCTCACCCTGAAATTTGTGGTCGTTGTGTAAGCAATGTTGACGGCGAAGGTGAAAAGCGTCAATTCGCTTAG
- the rpsT gene encoding 30S ribosomal protein S20 translates to MANIKSAKKRAITSEKNRQHNASRRSMMRTYFKKVTAAIEAGDKEAAQQAFSVATPILDRYATKGLIHKNKAARHKSRLAAKIKAL, encoded by the coding sequence TTGGCTAACATCAAGTCTGCAAAAAAACGCGCTATCACTAGCGAAAAAAACCGTCAGCACAACGCAAGCCGTCGTTCAATGATGCGTACTTACTTCAAAAAAGTAACCGCTGCTATTGAAGCTGGCGATAAAGAAGCTGCACAGCAAGCTTTCTCTGTTGCTACACCTATCCTAGACCGTTACGCAACTAAGGGTCTAATTCATAAAAACAAAGCAGCTCGTCATAAGAGCCGTTTAGCAGCTAAAATTAAAGCGCTATAA
- a CDS encoding glyoxylate/hydroxypyruvate reductase A, giving the protein MSVLVAISGRDNTKLIARLTELLPNETIEQWPSCKNPSAVEFVLAWNAPNDLWQRLPNLKAVSSFGAGVDSINMSLLHEHVDVVRIVDEQLAEDMAEYVLTHVLAQKLRLKEYFVKQSQSNWKPKRAYKYKHVGILGFGELGKACADKLRINGFTLSAWSKTPKKSEQVKLYTELQGLDEMLPKIDFLVCLLPLTEATKGIINAQLLAKLPKHACVINVARGEHVIEPDLLSALDSDNLRSATLDVFTEEPLPGSHPFWQHPKVTITPHCAAISDLNSVTEQIAENVNRLNSGLELNNRVNRTKGY; this is encoded by the coding sequence ATGTCGGTTTTAGTTGCCATTTCAGGGCGCGATAATACAAAACTAATAGCAAGGCTAACTGAATTGTTACCTAATGAAACTATTGAGCAATGGCCATCGTGTAAAAACCCCAGTGCTGTAGAGTTTGTACTGGCTTGGAATGCCCCGAATGACCTATGGCAACGATTGCCTAATTTAAAAGCCGTTTCTTCATTTGGCGCGGGTGTAGACAGTATTAATATGTCGCTATTGCATGAGCATGTAGATGTGGTGCGTATTGTTGATGAGCAACTAGCCGAGGACATGGCAGAATATGTATTAACTCATGTGTTAGCTCAAAAGCTGCGCTTAAAAGAATACTTTGTTAAACAATCACAAAGTAACTGGAAGCCTAAACGCGCCTATAAATATAAACATGTGGGTATTTTAGGTTTTGGTGAATTAGGAAAAGCATGCGCAGATAAGTTACGCATTAATGGCTTTACGCTAAGTGCATGGTCTAAAACGCCTAAAAAAAGTGAGCAGGTCAAGCTATACACCGAATTACAAGGGCTTGATGAAATGCTGCCCAAAATAGATTTTTTAGTGTGTTTATTGCCACTTACTGAGGCAACTAAAGGAATTATCAACGCACAATTATTAGCAAAGCTCCCTAAGCATGCTTGCGTAATAAATGTAGCAAGGGGTGAGCATGTTATAGAGCCAGATCTATTATCAGCGCTAGATTCAGATAATTTAAGATCGGCAACCCTTGATGTATTCACCGAAGAGCCATTACCAGGCTCTCACCCATTTTGGCAGCACCCAAAAGTGACTATTACTCCACATTGCGCAGCAATATCAGACTTAAATAGTGTTACAGAGCAAATAGCAGAAAATGTTAATCGCTTAAATAGCGGGCTTGAGCTAAACAATCGAGTTAATAGAACAAAAGGTTATTAA
- the smrA gene encoding DNA endonuclease SmrA has protein sequence MSLSDFDLFLSSMEDVKPINHDTVTPLASNPSATLAQQEKRKAAELSLTNDENYLQTEHVELLDPHALLSFKKDGVQSAVFKNLRLAKYQVDATLDLHGQLLKNARTTLFNFITDCHQRNIRVVLVRHGIGIKNKAKPGILKSYVNKWLQALPAVLAYHTALKHHGGSGATYVLLKKSDEKKHENREIHAKRF, from the coding sequence ATGTCTTTATCTGATTTCGATTTATTTTTATCTTCTATGGAAGATGTAAAACCTATAAACCACGATACTGTAACTCCTCTTGCAAGTAACCCTAGTGCCACCCTTGCCCAGCAAGAAAAACGCAAAGCTGCTGAGCTTAGCCTTACGAATGATGAAAATTACTTACAAACTGAGCATGTAGAACTTTTAGACCCGCATGCATTACTCAGTTTTAAAAAAGACGGCGTACAAAGCGCTGTATTTAAAAACTTACGCTTAGCTAAATACCAAGTTGATGCCACATTAGATTTGCATGGCCAATTACTTAAAAACGCACGCACAACATTATTTAACTTTATTACTGATTGCCACCAGCGAAACATACGCGTTGTACTAGTACGCCATGGCATTGGTATAAAAAATAAAGCTAAGCCAGGTATACTTAAAAGCTACGTTAATAAGTGGCTACAGGCTCTACCTGCGGTATTGGCGTATCATACGGCCCTTAAGCATCATGGTGGCAGCGGCGCAACGTATGTGTTGCTTAAAAAAAGTGATGAGAAAAAACATGAAAACAGAGAGATACACGCTAAGCGCTTTTAG
- a CDS encoding response regulator, with product MDTQLSILIVDDVSTVRSFLSQTLMHLGIENVKEASTAKQCISECQAANYNMIFLDIELPDGDGKELIAQINDISPETNVVMVSAHSAVENVKEAIDKGAKGFVVKPFTPKKIAAMLKKFYPDLESV from the coding sequence ATGGATACGCAGCTATCGATTTTAATAGTAGATGATGTTAGCACAGTGCGTAGTTTTTTGAGCCAAACGCTCATGCACTTAGGAATAGAAAACGTTAAAGAGGCTTCAACGGCTAAACAATGTATTAGCGAATGCCAAGCAGCTAATTACAATATGATCTTTTTAGATATTGAGCTGCCTGACGGTGATGGTAAAGAGTTAATCGCACAAATTAATGATATTAGCCCTGAAACCAATGTGGTAATGGTGTCGGCTCATTCAGCTGTTGAAAATGTTAAAGAAGCCATAGATAAAGGCGCTAAGGGATTTGTGGTTAAGCCATTTACCCCTAAAAAAATAGCTGCGATGTTGAAAAAGTTTTACCCAGATTTAGAAAGCGTTTAA
- a CDS encoding lysophospholipid acyltransferase family protein: MISVDKVIAANLPQLENSPKVKGLVKKGLGYLLHEQEFVAFGDAYPHLQGLEFVEQVLDELDFDTRYKPKQIENIPSEGKLVIVANHPIGSLDALALIKVLSSVRQDLKVVANRMLMSVTPMHSLLLPVDNLSGTSKKQELSNIQKHLKNEGALLIFPAGEVSRLSPTGIKDCKWNSGFLRMAKKANSPILPIYIKAKNSPLFYGTSMIYKPLASLLLVKEMFKQRQKSLEFEIGASIPPESYLIENLKDKEIVNLIRKQLYRLTTKKPLPLKTQTPIAIPECRKELKKAIESCQLLGKTHDGMHIHLYQYTGSSPVFRELGRLREIAFRAVGEGSGKRRDIDKYDMDYQHLVLWDPTQLELVGAYRLACAKEIIDKHGREGLYTDSLFSYTQAMKPYLEQGIELGRSFVQPKYWGRKSLDYLWYGIGAFIKNYPQYRYLFGAVSVSNALPEQAKAMLVYYYQHYYKSEQHLATPNNEFKLSEQQLTQCKTVFSGNDVKEDFVELKHVLANMGAHVPTLFKQYTELCKPGGVKFLSFSIDPDFNNCIDGLVLVDLQNVKENKAKRYLG; encoded by the coding sequence ATGATAAGCGTTGATAAAGTAATAGCAGCAAACTTACCACAATTAGAGAACTCCCCTAAAGTAAAAGGTTTAGTTAAAAAAGGGCTTGGCTACTTATTACATGAACAAGAATTTGTCGCCTTTGGCGATGCTTACCCCCATTTACAAGGGCTAGAGTTTGTTGAGCAAGTGCTTGATGAGCTTGACTTTGATACCCGCTACAAACCAAAGCAAATTGAAAATATACCCAGCGAAGGTAAGTTAGTTATTGTAGCTAACCACCCCATTGGGTCGCTCGACGCACTCGCGCTGATAAAAGTACTATCCAGCGTTAGGCAAGATTTAAAAGTGGTTGCCAATCGAATGCTAATGTCGGTTACCCCTATGCATTCATTGCTGTTGCCAGTAGATAACTTATCAGGTACCAGTAAAAAACAAGAATTAAGCAATATTCAAAAACACTTAAAAAATGAAGGTGCTTTGTTAATTTTTCCTGCTGGTGAAGTATCTCGATTAAGCCCTACCGGAATTAAAGATTGCAAGTGGAACAGTGGCTTTTTACGCATGGCTAAAAAAGCAAACAGCCCTATTTTACCTATTTATATAAAAGCCAAAAACAGCCCGCTTTTTTATGGTACATCAATGATTTATAAACCGCTTGCGAGCTTATTATTAGTAAAAGAAATGTTTAAGCAGCGTCAAAAGTCATTAGAGTTTGAAATTGGCGCTTCCATTCCACCCGAGTCATATTTAATCGAAAATTTAAAAGATAAAGAAATCGTAAACCTCATTCGTAAACAACTTTATCGCCTTACCACTAAAAAGCCTCTCCCCCTTAAAACTCAAACCCCTATTGCTATTCCTGAGTGTCGAAAAGAGCTAAAAAAAGCCATAGAGAGTTGCCAATTATTAGGTAAAACACACGATGGCATGCATATTCATTTATATCAATACACGGGGAGCTCACCGGTGTTTAGAGAGCTTGGGAGACTCAGAGAAATCGCCTTTAGAGCGGTAGGTGAAGGCAGCGGAAAACGCCGCGACATCGACAAATATGATATGGATTACCAACACTTAGTGCTATGGGATCCCACGCAGTTAGAGTTGGTGGGGGCATATCGCCTAGCTTGCGCAAAGGAAATAATAGATAAACATGGCCGAGAAGGCTTATACACCGATAGTTTATTTAGTTACACACAAGCAATGAAACCCTATTTAGAGCAAGGTATAGAACTTGGCCGCAGCTTTGTGCAACCTAAGTATTGGGGACGTAAAAGCTTAGACTACTTATGGTACGGTATTGGCGCATTTATTAAAAACTACCCGCAATATCGTTACTTATTCGGCGCAGTGAGCGTCTCTAATGCTTTACCAGAACAAGCTAAAGCCATGCTCGTATATTACTATCAACACTATTACAAATCAGAGCAACACCTTGCCACCCCTAATAACGAGTTTAAATTAAGCGAGCAACAACTTACTCAGTGTAAAACTGTTTTTAGCGGCAACGATGTAAAAGAAGACTTTGTAGAATTAAAACATGTACTGGCCAATATGGGGGCACACGTTCCTACGCTATTTAAGCAATATACCGAGCTGTGTAAGCCTGGCGGTGTAAAATTTTTAAGCTTTAGTATCGACCCCGACTTTAACAACTGTATTGATGGGTTAGTACTAGTAGACTTACAAAACGTAAAAGAAAATAAAGCTAAGCGCTATTTAGGTTAG